The DNA segment CATCGCGTTCGATGCCCTTGCCGCGCGTGAGCTCCTTCAACTGCTCGTAGGGATTCTCGATGCCGTAGCGGCGCATCACGGTCTGCACCGGTTCGGCCAGCACTTCCCACGCCGCGTCGAGATCCTCGGCCAGTCGTTTCGGATCGGCTTCGAGTTTGCCGAGGCCACGCAAACAGGAATCGTAGGCCAGTATGCTGTAACCGAAGGCGACGCCCATATTGCGCAGCACCGTCGAATCGGTCAGGTCGCGCTGAAGGCGCGAAATCGGCAGCTTCTCGGACAGATGGCGCAGCAGCGCATTGGCGAGGCCGAGGTTGCCTTCGGCATTCTCGAAATCGATCGGGTTGATCTTGTGCGGCATGGTCGATGAGCCGATCTCACCCGCCTTGGGCTGCTGTTTGAAGTAGCCCAGCGATATGTATTGCCAGAGATCGCGGTTGGCATCGATGAGGATGGTGTTGGTGCGCGCGATGGCATCGAACAGTTCCGCCATCGCATCATGTGGCTCGATCTGGATGGTATGGGGATTAAACTCGATGCCGAACGATTCGACGAAGCGGCGGTTGAAGCTTTCCCAGTCAAAATTAGGATAGGCGGCCAGATGCGCGTTGTAATTGCCGACCGCGCCGTTAAACTTCGCCGTGAGCGATACGGCGGCAATGCGATCGCGCGCACGCAGGAGGCGCGCCGTGATGTTCGCCATTTCCTTGCCCAGCGTGGTCGGCGTCGCGGTCTGGCCATGCGTGCGGGAAAGCATCGGCAGCGCCGCATGCTCATGCGCGAGGCGGCGGAATTTTTCGATCAGGCTGCCGATGAGCGGCAGCAGGTTCAGCGCGCGTGCATCGCGCAACATCAGGGCATGCGAAAGGTTGTTGATGTCCTCCGAGGTGCAGGCGAAGTGGATGAATCTGGCCGCGCGAATGATTTCCGCATTACCGGCAAAGCGCTCGACCAGCCAGTATTCGACTGCCTTGACATCGTGATTGGTGCGCGCCTCGATGCGCTTCACCGCTTCCGCATCGGCCTCGGCAAAAGCGGATACCATCCGATCCAGTTCGGCAATCGTTGCCGACGAGAACGGCGCGATCTCCTTCAGTCCATTTTCCGCGGCCAGTGCCTTGAGCCATTCGATCTCGACTCGAACACGGTTGCGGATCAGGCCGAATTCGGAAAAATGACTGCGCAGCGGCTCGATTTTGGCGGCATAACGGCCGTCCAGCGGCGACAGGGCGGTAAGGTTGGAGGACATCAATACACCTTTGTAAATGTAAAGCAATTTTAGCATGTGCCTCCCAGGCAACATGCCGCGGAAGGCGCTTGCAGCGCCGATGCTATACTCTCCACACGCAAATCGACATACGACGCAGCACACGCAATGAAACTCTTCTGTACGCTTACCAGCCCTTACGCACGCAAAGTCCGCGTCGTCCTGGCGGAAAAGAAAATCGACTGTGAACTCGTGCTTGAGAACCCGCGAAATAGCGAGGCTGTCGCCCATTACAACCCGCTGGCCCGGGTGCCGG comes from the Georgfuchsia toluolica genome and includes:
- the purB gene encoding adenylosuccinate lyase, whose translation is MSSNLTALSPLDGRYAAKIEPLRSHFSEFGLIRNRVRVEIEWLKALAAENGLKEIAPFSSATIAELDRMVSAFAEADAEAVKRIEARTNHDVKAVEYWLVERFAGNAEIIRAARFIHFACTSEDINNLSHALMLRDARALNLLPLIGSLIEKFRRLAHEHAALPMLSRTHGQTATPTTLGKEMANITARLLRARDRIAAVSLTAKFNGAVGNYNAHLAAYPNFDWESFNRRFVESFGIEFNPHTIQIEPHDAMAELFDAIARTNTILIDANRDLWQYISLGYFKQQPKAGEIGSSTMPHKINPIDFENAEGNLGLANALLRHLSEKLPISRLQRDLTDSTVLRNMGVAFGYSILAYDSCLRGLGKLEADPKRLAEDLDAAWEVLAEPVQTVMRRYGIENPYEQLKELTRGKGIERDALHAFIRGLAIPEAEKTRLLAMTPSSYIGKAVELAGRI